The following is a genomic window from Hydrogenobaculum sp. Y04AAS1.
TCAAGAACCGGAAAAAGAAAAGGGTATAGTGTTTGAAGGTGTTATAGAAGAGGCTCTTCCAAACGCTATGTTTAGAGTTAAATTGGACAATGGACATACTATAATAGCTCATGTGTCTGGTAAGATGAGGATCCATTTTATAAAGCTCTTACCAGGTGATAGAGTTAAGGTGGAAATGACACCTTACGATCTTACAAAAGGTAGAATTATTTATAGAGTTTAGGAGGCTTTTATGAAGGTAAGACCATCTGTAAAACCGATATGTCCAAAGTGTAAAATTATAAGAAGGAAAAAACGTGTTATGGTGATTTGTGAAAATCCTAAGCATAAGCAAAGGCAAGGTTAAGTTGGAGGTTTTATATGGCTAGAATAGCAGGTGTTGATTTACCAGATCATAAGAAATTGGAAGTGGCGTTGACATACATTTATGGCATAGGTTGGTCTAAGGCTAGAGAGGTTTGTGAACAAACTGGCATACCATCTATAAAGAAGCTTGGTGAACTTACACCAGAAGAGTTGAATCAATTGAGAAGGTATATAGAGCAAAATATAAAAGTTGAAGGTGATTTGAGAAGAGAAGTGCAGTTGAATATAAAAAGGTTGGTAGATATAGGTACCTATAGAGGTCTCAGACATGTTAGAGGGCTACCGGTAAGAGGTCAGCAAACAAAGACAAACGCTAGAACGAGAAAAGGAAGGAGAAAAGGTACCGTTGCCAACAAGAAGAAGGTATCAAAGTAAGGAGGTTTTACAATGGCTAAGAAAAGAACTAAAGAAGCAAAGAAAGAAAAACGTAATGTAAGCAGTGGAATAGTACATATTTACAGCACATTTAACAACACTATAATAACTGTAACTGACTCTCTTGGAAATACTCTAGCCTGGGAATCTGGTGGTACCACTGGTTTTAAAGGCACTAGAAAAGGTACTCCTTATGCTGCTCAAGTAGCTGCTCAGAAGGCTATAAAAAAAGCTGTAAACGAATACGGTTTACAGGAAGCAGAGGTTTGGGTAAAGGGCCCAGGTGCTGGTAGAGAATCTGCTATACGATCTATTCAGGCCGCCGGCGTTAAAATAAAAGCTATAAGGGACGTTACCCCTATACCTCATAACGGTTGTAGACCAACTTCTAGAAGGAGAGTGTGATATATGGGAAGAAAGATACAAGCTTGGTCTAAGGTAGACAGAAGATTCGGCGTCGTTGTTTCAGGGAAGTTAAGCGGCAACAAGATTTTAACCAGAAGAAATTTCCCACCAGGTCAACACGGTAGAACCAAAGGTCGTAGGGCTAAATCTACAGAGTTTGGGCTTAGGTTAAATGAAAAACAAAAACTTAAAATGTTGTACGGCGGTTTAAGAGAGTCTCAATTTAGAAAGTACTTTGATAAAGCTTCAAAGGCAAAAGGTAATACAGCTTCTGTAATGATAGAGCTTTTAGAAAGACGCTTAGATAACGTAGTTTATAGATTGGGTATAGCTTGTACCAGAAGGCAAGCTCGTCAGTTTGTAGTACATGGCCATATAATGGTAAACGGAAAGAAAGTTGACATACCATCCTATCAGGTAAACGTTGGAGATATAATAGAGGTGTACTCTAAAGATATACCTCAGATAAGGCAAAACCTTGAAAACCTTGATCCAAGAAGCGTACCTCACTGGCTTGAAATAGATAAAGATAATTTTAGAGGTAAGGTTGTGGATAAACCTAAGGATGTTGTTTTGGAAGTGCCTATAAACATGCAGTACATCATTGAGTATTATTCAAGGGTGTAAGGGGAAAGATATGAAAGAGTTTATTTTTCCGATGAAAATATATTGGGAAGAAAAAGATAAAAATTATGGTAGGTTTGTTGTGGAACCCTTAGAAAGGGGCTATGGCACTACAATAGGCAATGCTCTTAGAAGGGTTTTACTCTCTTCTATATACGGTAGTGCTATCACCGCTGTAAAGATAGAAGGTGTTCAACACGAGTTTTCTACTATTGAAGGTGTCCAAGAAGATGTTTTACAGATTATAGCAAATCTTAAAAATGTTAGATTTGACTTGAAAGATTCTGATTTAGAGATTTTGTATTTGGAAAAAAATGCGCCAGGTGTTGTTTTAGCTTCTGATATCAAAACTCCTCCAAATGTCACCATTATAAACAAAGATGCTTACATTGCTACGATAAACTCTGCTAATACAACTCTTAAAATGGAAATACGTATAGAAAGAGGCAAAGGTTATGTTATGTCTGATGAAATGGAGCAAATAGGAGAAGCCGGATGGGTAGTGCTTGATGCTGATTTTTCTCCTATAAAAGTTGCAGCTTTTAGAGTAGAGGCTACTAGAGTGGGTGACAGAACAGACTATGATAAACTTACTTTCGAGCTTACCACCAACGGTGTTGTATCTCCAGATACGGCTATTCAGCAAGCTGTAGAGCTTATAGTAAAACATATGAATATGCTTACAAATATATCTTATGAAGTACCAACCTTACCAGAGCCGATGCCTCCCGACGAGTTAATGGAAAAGCTTACATTTTCTATAGAAGAGCTTGATATTTCTCAAAGGGCTTTAAACTCGCTGAAAAGGATAGGGGTAACAACCATAGGAGAACTTGTACAGCTTACAGAGGATGAGCTTAAAAGCTCTAAAAATATAGGCAGAAAAGCTTTGACTGAAATAAAAGAAGCTCTTAAAAACATGGGTTTTTCTCTAGGCATGAACATAGGAGAACAAAGAAGTTCAGAGGTGTGATGTTATGAGACATAGAGTTAAGAAAAAACATTTTAGTAGGACTGCTGAACAAAGGGTTGCTTTGATGAGGTCTTTAGCTAGGTCTCTTATATTATTTGAAAAGATAGAAAGCTCTGAAGCCAAGTTAAAGGCTTTAAGACCGTTTGTGGAAAGGCTTATAACACTAGCTAAGAAAGGTGACTTGGCTTCTAGAAGAAGAGCTTTGTCGCTCCTTCCAGATAAAGAGGCAATTAGAAAGCTTTTTACAGAATTAGCTCCTAGGTTCGAAGGAAGGAACGGTGGTTATACAAGGATCGTTAAGCTACCAAACCGGAAGCCAGGAGATAGCACAGAGCTTGCCATAATAGAGTTTGTTGAATGATAGCAAGACTTGTAGACGCTTTTATTGAGGTTTATATAATTTTGATAATTATATATTCGCTTGGCTCTTGGTTTCCGCAATTTACAAACAATAGTTTTTTTGATTTTTTAGCAAGGATAATAGAGCCACCTCTTGATGTTATAAGAAGGATTGTGCCACCTGTAGCTGGGCTTGATTTATCTCCAGCGGTGCTTATATTTATACTGGTGGTATTGCAGCATATTTTGAGATAGTGTTATATTATGGTATAATATAGGCTATGCTGGAACTTTTAACGGAAAAGATTAGTGGAAGCTTAGAGAAGCTAAAAGGCGCTAAAAAGTTAAATGAAAAGTTAGTTAACGATACTCTTAGAGATATTAGAGCCGCTTTGTTGGAAGCTGATGTAGATTACGATGTAGCAAAAGATTTTATCAAAAGGTTAAGAGAGCGTATCTTTTCTGAAGAGATAAAAACCCACCTATCCCCCACAGATATGATTATAATGAGCGTTTACGATGAGCTTGTAAAAACGCTTGGTGGAAATGCTTCTCCTTTAGAAGAAGGGGTGGTAATGTTTGTTGGTCTTCAAGGTACTGGTAAAACTACAACAATAGGTAAGCTAGCAAATCTTATGAAGAAAAACGGTAGAAGTGTTATGACAGTATCTACAGACGTAAGAAGACCAGCAGCCATGCTTCAATTAAAGCGTGTATCTGAGTTAGCGGGTGTAGAATATTTAGAGTTTAGTCCAGACAAAAACCCTGTTGATATAGCCAAAGAGGCGTTTGAGGCTTTTAAAAGCAAAAAATACGATTATTTGTTTTTAGACACCGCTGGTAGGCTTCATATAGATAACGAACTAATGGAAGAGTTAAGAGCTATCAAAGAAGCCGTAAAACCATCTGAGGTTATATACGTAGCCGATAGCATGCAAGGACAAGAAGCTCTTTCTGTAGCTAAAACTTTTAACGAAGTTGTAGGGCTTACTGGAGCTATTCTTACCAAAATGGATGGTGATACCAGAGGTGGCGTAGCGCTTTCTATAAAAGATGCCATAGGTATCCCCATAAAGTATATAGGTGTGGGTGAAAAGTTAGAGGATATAGATCAATTTTATCCAGATAGAATCGCCCAAAGAATATTAGGTCTTGGTGATTTGCAAAGTCTTATAGAGAAAGCTGAACAGGTTATTAGTGAGGATGAGGCTCAAGCTATAACCTATAAAATGATGAGAGGTGAGTTTGATCTAAATGACTTGAAGAAAAATATAAGTTTTATGATGAACATGGGTCCTCTTGATAAAGTGCTTTCAATGTTACCAGGAGTTGGTTCCCAGTTGAAAAATATAAAGGTTGATCAAAAGATATTTAAACGTATTATAGCTATGGTAGATTCTATGACTCCTGAGGAAAGGGCAAATCCAAACGTTATAAACTTAAGTCGTAAACAAAGAATAGCGAAAGGTAGCGGTACCACTGTTTCTGATGTTAACAAGCTTTTAAAACAGTATCAAGATATGAAAAAGATGATTAGAAAACTAAAAAATCAGAAATCACCGTTTGGTGGTTTAGGGCTCCCGTTTTAACCTATGAAGAATATTTCAAATATAAATATCGCCGGAGTGGTAGGCGATTATAAATATCCACTCTATTTGGTTGTTAAAAGCCAAATAAAAGGGTACTGAGCTTTGGTAAAGATAAGAATGGCTAGATTTGGTAGAACCCATAATCCTATATATAGGATAGTGGCGATGGACTCGAAGTCTCCAAGAGAGGGGCATTATTTGGATATTTTAGGCACCTATGATCCAAAATCTGGCAATGTAATAAACTTAAACAAAGAAGCCATAGATCAGTGGATTAGAAAGGGTGCTCAGCTTTCCGATAGGGTGAAAGCTATCTTGAAACAAGCCAACGCTAACGTTAATGCAAATTCTTAATAGGAGGTAATGTATGAGCCAAGCTAAGGATCTTGTGGAAATCTTCGCAAAAAGCCTAGTAGAGGACTTATCAAAGGTAAACGTAGTTGAAGTCGAGGGAGAACAAACCGTTGTTATAGAGTTAAGGGTTGGCCCTCAAGATATAGGTAAGGTTATAGGTAAACAAGGGCGCATAGCCAAGGCTCTGAGAACACTTGTATCGGCTATGGGTAGAAAAAGCGGCAAAAAATATATGTTAGAGATTATAGAGTAATAATTTTATAAGACGATTCGCCCATTACTTGTGTGGGCGGTGTTTGTTGATAATAAAAATAAACGTTGCCTATTCTATAAAATTTACTATATTTATATTAAAAGATTTATAAGGAGAAACAAAATGTCATTATTCTCAAAACTTAGTTTAGAACTACAAAAAGCTTTGGAGGATGCTGGATACAAAGAACCAACACCCATTCAAAGGGATGCTATTCCTTTAGCGTTGGAAGGTTACGATATCTTGGGACAAGCCGCCACCGGGACAGGGAAGACAGGGGCCTTTGCTATACCAATAGTGGAAAAGCTTCAAAAGGGGAAACCAGATGTCAAAGCTCTTGTGCTGACACCTACCAGGGAGTTGGCTATACAGGTAAAAGAGCAAATATATATGCTTACCAAATATAAAAGGCTTTCTTCTTATGTATTTTACGGTGGGACTTCTGTAAAACAAAATTTGGATATTTTGCAAAATAAAAACGTGGATATCTTGATAGGAACTCCTGGACGTATAAAAGATCTCATCGATAGGAAGGCTTTAAATTTGTCAAAAGTAGAATATCTTGTTTTAGATGAATTTGATCAAATGCTTGATATGGGCTTTATAGAAGACATAGAATATATAATAAGCTTTTTGCCAAAAGAAAGGACCACTTATATGTTTTCTGCCACTGTACCAAGCCGTATTGAGCTTTTAGCAAAAAGATTTTTAAAGAGTGATTTCAAATTTGTGAAGGTACAGTCGGTAGAGTTAAAACCAAACATAGAAGAGAAGATGATAAAGCTATCTTCACCTGGAGAAAAAATACACGAACTTATGCATATAATAGACACCCATCCTATGGAAAAAATGTTAATTTTTGTAAAAACTAAAAAAGATGCAAAAGATTTATTTTTCTTGCTTACAAAAAAAGGCATAAGAGCTCAAGCTCTTCATGGAGATCTCACACAAAGACAGAGGGAAAAAGCTCTAAGTGCATTTAAATCTGGTGCCGTTAGTATATTGATAGCTACCGATGTAGCCGCCAGAGGTCTTGATATAAAAGATGTAGGAGTTGTAATAAACTACAACATACCAGAAGACCCAGAGCTTTACATACATAGAATAGGAAGAACTGGTAGAATAGGCAAAAGCGGTAAAGCGTTCTCTTTAATATGTCCAGAGGACTCCAAAGCGTTGTGGCGCATAAAGAAGCTTAGGTCAAAAATATCGGTGTAATTTTATTTTATTTTTATGTTTATGCTGTAAAATATATTCATGACTATTTTACTTTATGTGTTCGCTTTTGCGATTTTTGTAAGCGCTGTGTTGTTTGTGGCGTTTGTTTTGATAAAAGCTGAAAAATAAAAACTATGGGGTGCTTATGTTAAGTACGCCCCAGCTATCTTTGTCATTGTTTAGCATATATCCTTGTTTTATCGCTCTATCTACGTAATCTTTGGCTTTTATTATGGAAGCCTTTACGTCGTTTCCAATGGCTAAATAAGATGCTATAGAAGAAGCGTAGACGCATCCCGTGCCATGTGTAGTTCTTGTTTCTATAAAATCTTTTTTTATTTCAAAGCTTTCTTCCATACTTTTGTAAAAATCAACGCCTGGCTCATCTTCTCTATGTCCACCTTTTATGACTACATGCTTTACTCCCATATCAAGAAAGACGTTTGCCGCTTGTTCTATATCATTTTTAGTTTTTATATCAATACCTGTTATAAAAGAGGCTTCTTTTATGTTTGGTGTTATGATGGTGGCTTTTGATACTATTAAATCTTTATAAAGTTCTAAGCTTTTAAAAAGAGGTGTATCGTTTTTGGAAAAAAGAGGCGTATCCACTACCACGTGTTCTGGCTTTAATGTGTCTATAGCTTTTGATATAAGTCTTATGGCTTTGTCATCTCCTACTACACCTATTTTTACAACTTTAGGCTTTACATCTAGTATATCTATATGTTTTTTAATAATATCTGGTTCTAAAAATATTACTTCTTTTACCCCTTTGGTATTTTGAATCACAAAAGAGGTGGTTATGCAAACTGGATGCGCTCCTATACAAGTTATTGTCCTGGCATCTGCTATAACTCCTGCTCCAGAGGTTTGATCATATCCTGCAAATACAAGCACTATACTTTTCATAGCTCTATTTCATATCCTATGTATACTTCCCTTACTTTGTTGTTTTTTAACAAATCTTTTGGAGTCCCTTCTGCCAACACGCTCCCGTGGTTTATTATATAACCTCTATCTATCAATCTTAAAAGCTCAAAGACGTTGTGATCGGTAATGAGTATACCGATGTTTTTTTCTTTTAGATCTAAAAGCATTTTTTTTATATCTGAAATAGCCACTGGATCTACTCCAGCAAACGGTTCGTCAAGCATTATGTAAGATGGTTCTATCAAAAGACATCTTGCCACCTCTAATTTTCTTTTCATACCACCGGATAATTCACCTGCTTTTTTATCTTTGTGTTCTAAAAGCCCGAAACTTTGAAGGAGTTCTTCAGATATATTTTGTGCATCTTTTTTGTTTTTGTATATAAAATCTGCAAACATAAGCATGTTCTCCCAGGTTGTTATCTCTTCAAACAAAGAATGCTCTTGAGGCAAGAAAGAAAGACCAAATGTCGCTCTTTTGTAAGGTGGGTAATGGGTTACTTCTTGATCGTCTATTTTTATAGTTCCCTTATCAACTTTTATAAAGCCAGAAATAGCATTAAATATCGTGGTTTTACCAGCACCGTTTGGACCCATAAGCCCTATTATTTCACCTGGGTGTATTTGTAACGATACATTGGATATTATAGGGTTGTTTTTGATGCTTTTAGAAATATTTGATACTTCTATCATAAAATCTATGCCAGCAGTTTGTCAAAGGTCTTTATTTCTTGGACGTTGTTTAATGCTGCAAAATCTTTGGCAGATTCTAAGGATGAAAATGCATATATGTCGTCGTTTATGCTGACGTAAAAAGCTTTCTTACCATCTATCCACTGCTTTGTTTGGAAGTCTTTTGTATAAATAGATTTGATGTTTTTATCTTTTATGTTTAGCTTTCTGTAAGATATATAAAAATCCATATCTTTAATAAATTTTAACATATCCTTAAAGGAGTCAAAATACATATATTTACCATCTAAGTAAATTTCTGTTATGGCGTTTGGGTGTGAATATACGAAAGCCCCACAAACGGGACATCTGTCTGATGTCCTTACTTCAGAAGGTTCTTTGTATGCGTTTTTTATATTGTAATATGTATAGATACCAAAAAAAGACATCAGTATCACTGGGCCTACAATAACCCAAGCCACTTCAAACCATCTTACGTTTAGCCTTGTAAGCGTGAGTCTATAAAAGCCATAAAGTATAAGTCCTATTTGTGCAAGCATTAGAAGCCATAATGGATTTACCTTTCTCATATCATATTAAATATAAAAATTTTTTGAATTTTTCAAGCTTTTACGATATATATGATATAATTGTTTTATGTTAGGTATATACAACTATCCAAAAGTTATCAATACGGTGGAGGATAAACCTTTAGAAATTTGCATGCCAAAAAACTACTCTTTTAGTAGAGATTTTACGATAGTACCGGTGGGCATGTCTGAGTTGGTTTATTTAGCGGCTCTTTATCCTATTGTATTCGCTCATCATGAAGGGGTTTTTGCAGCGTTTGCTGTTTTAGGAGGCGATACAAACCACTATCTCACAAAAGATGGCAAATGGAAGATAGACCATAAGCCAAAGGTGCTTGACTTTTATCCTTTTGGTGCTATAAGGGATAGGGCTACCAACAACATAGTGGTCTTTTACGATAAGATGCCAGAAGAGTCCACCGAATGTGAGGAGATGGAATTTATAAATGTGCTTGGCGAGGCTACAGAACATCTTCAAAGAATATCTCAAATGGCTGTTGGTTTTTATCAGGATTTTGAAATAGCGGCAAATCTTATAAAAGAAATGCATGATCTTAAAATCTTAAGACAGACGGATTTAGAGTTAAAGATAGACAATGATGAAAAGTTTATTATAGAAGGTGCAGTGATGCCAGACCCTGGTGTGCTTCTTGGCATTTCTCCAGAAAAGCTTTACGATCTTACCAGAAGGGGTGTGACGCCGGTAATATACAACGTTGCATCTTCTTTGATGAATGTAGAGTTTATAAGATATTTAAAGAGGATGGGTTGATATGGAGATAATAAGAGTAAAAAAGACTTTTAAGCATCCTTACGCCGGTGGTGCAGATTTTCACACATTCATGGAAAAAAGCAGGTATGTGATAGCAAGAGACCTAATGGCTCAGCTTCCAAGAGATAACTACGAACAAACCAAAGTTCCAGAACTACCAAAAGAATATTACGGTGAAGATTTAAATGGGAAAAGTTTGCTCGTTTTGAACTTGTTTGCTCTTGGTGACTCTTTAATGTTTACACCAATCTTAAAGCATCTTAAAACTAAGTATCCTAAAAGCTACATAATAATGGAAACAAGAAAAGGGTATAACCTATTAGAAGGTAATCCTTATGTGGACGAGTTTATATACACACCGGTCTCTTACACAAGATTTAAAGAAGTAGATTATTATACCGATTGCTATGAGTACGTTGGTTCTTATTTCTACAACTATATGAATTTGGTGGATTTTTGGGCTGCAAAGTTAAGACAGTTTGACATAAAAGATAAAGACCCTGTGGTAGTCCCGCAGCAAGAAGCTATAGATTACATGAAGTCTATTGTTCAAAAGATAAAAGATGAAAATCCTGGTAAAAAGATAATTATGGCACATATGGTGGCTTCATCTATACATAGAAGCTTGCCTCCTTATCTTGTATCAAAAATAATAGATAAAATGAAAGATGAGTATGTTTTTATTACCGCCCATCCAAAATGGGAAGCTCCAGCTGTAGATATATCAAAAGAGCTTTATATGATGGATGTGGAGAATTTATCCCCTTATATGGAAAAACCCCAGTACCTTGTAGCGGCAATTCAAGAAGTAGATGGAGTTATTTCAGCGGATACAGTTGTACCACACATAGCAGCGGCGTTAAAAAAACCATGTGTAGTAATATCTGGTGGTGTCGCCCCAGAGTCTCAGCATTTTCCTAAAATGAGTTATACTACGGCACAACCAGTTTACGCAAGATATATCGGTAATACATGTTCTGCTCCTTGTATAATGCATGCTGTAGCAGGTCCTTGCCAAGAGGCCCAAATAAAACAAAAATTTTACAGCCCTTGTTTTGACAACATAAATGTAGAAGAAGTGGTGGAAAAGTTTAAAACCCTCGTTTACTACATAGAAAACAAAGATAAAGACATACCAGATGAGTGTCCTATTTGTAAGGAAAAAAATGTATTTTTTGAAGAAGTGGAGATCTCCTGGGGATATAGACTTTGGGAATGTAGCGTTTGTGGTTCTATATTCTCTTTGCCAAGAAAAGCCAAAAAAACCCTGGATGATCTATTGAAAGAAGACTACCCAAATTCCCAACAGATTCAACCTTTTTACGATACAAAAGATACACAGCAGATTGATGAGCTTGATAACAAAGAAAAGCTTGGTATTTCAAATATATATACCATATACACCTACCCTACTATAAGAGCTTTGTTGGATATAGAACCTGCTCTAAAAGGCAAAAAAATGCTTGATATAGGTTTTAACAGCGGTAGGCTTTTGGCTGTAGCCCACGAACTTCTAAACTTAGATGTATATGGTGTAGAACGCTCAGAAAACCAAGTAGAAAAGGTTAAAAAAGCTCTTAAAGATATAAAAATAGATATTGCTAAAGTCCTGGATCATAAATATATTAAAAACCTAAAGCAAAAATGGGGAAGCTTTGGTATTGTGATTTTAGAAAATATAATAGGAAACTTGGAATATCCATACGAATTTTTTAAAGCTGTAAAAGATTTGATGGAAGAAGATGGAATTGTCATATTTACATTTCCTAACAAAGATAGACCTTATATAAAAGTTAGAAAAGGTTTAGACTGGTCTGTGGAAGACAATGATTATAACTATACTCTTAATAGAGTAAGCGTTAGAGGGTTAGAGATAGCCTTGAGAAAAGCGGGATGGAATTATACTTATGGCAATGCTACCCCGATTTTTCCGGGTGATATAGTACAAATCATGGGTCCACCCCCAGTTTTGACTTTAAATACTGGCAACAACCAACAAATGAACATAAACCCAGCTGGCATGGAGACATATATTTATAACTACATGAAACCTATATTTAACGCTTTTTCCCTACATGGTCAATTTGGTATAGTGCTAGCTTCTAAAAAGCCTATAAACAACTACTGGTTTAAAAGGCTTGATGTATTGTGGGAACTTATCCAAACAAACGTTATGAGAAGAGAGTATATAGTAAATACATATTTAGAGCGATGAAGATAAAGCTTAAGATAAAAAGACAGGATAGGTTTGAAACTTACGAAGTGCCCTACAAAGAGGGTATGACGCTTTTAGACGCTTTAAAGTATATAAAAGAGTATTTGGACCCTTCTTTGGCTTTTAGGCAGTTTTGCGGGGCTGGTATATGTGGTACTTGCGCTGTAAACGTTAACGGTTTTCCTAAGCTAATATGCAAAGAACAGGCGTTGTCCTATGCTTTAGATGAAAATCCAACGGTTTTGGAACCTTTAAACAACGCTGAAGTTGTAAAAGATTTGGTGGTAGATATCTCAAATATGTCTTATAGAATAAAAGCTTATAAAGCTTGGATAACCCCCATTGAAACCAATTTAAAGATAGATCAAGAGCTTAGTAAGAAAATAGAAGAGTCATCCGATTGCATACTTTGTTATGCTTGTCAGAGCTTTTGTCCAGAAGTAGCCGATAAAGATTATGCAGGACCGCTGTTTTTTGCTAAACTCTACAGACTCTTTATAGACCCAAGAGACCGTGAACATGGTATTAGGCTTTTAGAAGCAAAAGATACTTTAATATTGCACTGCCTTTCTTGCAACAAGTGTAACAACGCATGTCCTAAAGAGGTAAAACCTGCCACTTTGATAAGGGAGCTTTTGGATAGTTGAGTCAAGT
Proteins encoded in this region:
- the infA gene encoding translation initiation factor IF-1, giving the protein MAKKNKNQEPEKEKGIVFEGVIEEALPNAMFRVKLDNGHTIIAHVSGKMRIHFIKLLPGDRVKVEMTPYDLTKGRIIYRV
- the rpmJ gene encoding 50S ribosomal protein L36; protein product: MKVRPSVKPICPKCKIIRRKKRVMVICENPKHKQRQG
- the rpsM gene encoding 30S ribosomal protein S13, translating into MARIAGVDLPDHKKLEVALTYIYGIGWSKAREVCEQTGIPSIKKLGELTPEELNQLRRYIEQNIKVEGDLRREVQLNIKRLVDIGTYRGLRHVRGLPVRGQQTKTNARTRKGRRKGTVANKKKVSK
- the rpsK gene encoding 30S ribosomal protein S11; this translates as MAKKRTKEAKKEKRNVSSGIVHIYSTFNNTIITVTDSLGNTLAWESGGTTGFKGTRKGTPYAAQVAAQKAIKKAVNEYGLQEAEVWVKGPGAGRESAIRSIQAAGVKIKAIRDVTPIPHNGCRPTSRRRV
- the rpsD gene encoding 30S ribosomal protein S4, translating into MGRKIQAWSKVDRRFGVVVSGKLSGNKILTRRNFPPGQHGRTKGRRAKSTEFGLRLNEKQKLKMLYGGLRESQFRKYFDKASKAKGNTASVMIELLERRLDNVVYRLGIACTRRQARQFVVHGHIMVNGKKVDIPSYQVNVGDIIEVYSKDIPQIRQNLENLDPRSVPHWLEIDKDNFRGKVVDKPKDVVLEVPINMQYIIEYYSRV
- a CDS encoding DNA-directed RNA polymerase subunit alpha; its protein translation is MKEFIFPMKIYWEEKDKNYGRFVVEPLERGYGTTIGNALRRVLLSSIYGSAITAVKIEGVQHEFSTIEGVQEDVLQIIANLKNVRFDLKDSDLEILYLEKNAPGVVLASDIKTPPNVTIINKDAYIATINSANTTLKMEIRIERGKGYVMSDEMEQIGEAGWVVLDADFSPIKVAAFRVEATRVGDRTDYDKLTFELTTNGVVSPDTAIQQAVELIVKHMNMLTNISYEVPTLPEPMPPDELMEKLTFSIEELDISQRALNSLKRIGVTTIGELVQLTEDELKSSKNIGRKALTEIKEALKNMGFSLGMNIGEQRSSEV
- the rplQ gene encoding 50S ribosomal protein L17, whose translation is MRHRVKKKHFSRTAEQRVALMRSLARSLILFEKIESSEAKLKALRPFVERLITLAKKGDLASRRRALSLLPDKEAIRKLFTELAPRFEGRNGGYTRIVKLPNRKPGDSTELAIIEFVE
- a CDS encoding YggT family protein encodes the protein MIARLVDAFIEVYIILIIIYSLGSWFPQFTNNSFFDFLARIIEPPLDVIRRIVPPVAGLDLSPAVLIFILVVLQHILR
- the ffh gene encoding signal recognition particle protein; this translates as MLELLTEKISGSLEKLKGAKKLNEKLVNDTLRDIRAALLEADVDYDVAKDFIKRLRERIFSEEIKTHLSPTDMIIMSVYDELVKTLGGNASPLEEGVVMFVGLQGTGKTTTIGKLANLMKKNGRSVMTVSTDVRRPAAMLQLKRVSELAGVEYLEFSPDKNPVDIAKEAFEAFKSKKYDYLFLDTAGRLHIDNELMEELRAIKEAVKPSEVIYVADSMQGQEALSVAKTFNEVVGLTGAILTKMDGDTRGGVALSIKDAIGIPIKYIGVGEKLEDIDQFYPDRIAQRILGLGDLQSLIEKAEQVISEDEAQAITYKMMRGEFDLNDLKKNISFMMNMGPLDKVLSMLPGVGSQLKNIKVDQKIFKRIIAMVDSMTPEERANPNVINLSRKQRIAKGSGTTVSDVNKLLKQYQDMKKMIRKLKNQKSPFGGLGLPF
- the rpsP gene encoding 30S ribosomal protein S16; this encodes MVKIRMARFGRTHNPIYRIVAMDSKSPREGHYLDILGTYDPKSGNVINLNKEAIDQWIRKGAQLSDRVKAILKQANANVNANS
- a CDS encoding KH domain-containing protein, whose translation is MSQAKDLVEIFAKSLVEDLSKVNVVEVEGEQTVVIELRVGPQDIGKVIGKQGRIAKALRTLVSAMGRKSGKKYMLEIIE
- a CDS encoding DEAD/DEAH box helicase — its product is MSLFSKLSLELQKALEDAGYKEPTPIQRDAIPLALEGYDILGQAATGTGKTGAFAIPIVEKLQKGKPDVKALVLTPTRELAIQVKEQIYMLTKYKRLSSYVFYGGTSVKQNLDILQNKNVDILIGTPGRIKDLIDRKALNLSKVEYLVLDEFDQMLDMGFIEDIEYIISFLPKERTTYMFSATVPSRIELLAKRFLKSDFKFVKVQSVELKPNIEEKMIKLSSPGEKIHELMHIIDTHPMEKMLIFVKTKKDAKDLFFLLTKKGIRAQALHGDLTQRQREKALSAFKSGAVSILIATDVAARGLDIKDVGVVINYNIPEDPELYIHRIGRTGRIGKSGKAFSLICPEDSKALWRIKKLRSKISV
- the thiD gene encoding bifunctional hydroxymethylpyrimidine kinase/phosphomethylpyrimidine kinase, with protein sequence MKSIVLVFAGYDQTSGAGVIADARTITCIGAHPVCITTSFVIQNTKGVKEVIFLEPDIIKKHIDILDVKPKVVKIGVVGDDKAIRLISKAIDTLKPEHVVVDTPLFSKNDTPLFKSLELYKDLIVSKATIITPNIKEASFITGIDIKTKNDIEQAANVFLDMGVKHVVIKGGHREDEPGVDFYKSMEESFEIKKDFIETRTTHGTGCVYASSIASYLAIGNDVKASIIKAKDYVDRAIKQGYMLNNDKDSWGVLNISTP
- the lptB gene encoding LPS export ABC transporter ATP-binding protein, whose translation is MIEVSNISKSIKNNPIISNVSLQIHPGEIIGLMGPNGAGKTTIFNAISGFIKVDKGTIKIDDQEVTHYPPYKRATFGLSFLPQEHSLFEEITTWENMLMFADFIYKNKKDAQNISEELLQSFGLLEHKDKKAGELSGGMKRKLEVARCLLIEPSYIMLDEPFAGVDPVAISDIKKMLLDLKEKNIGILITDHNVFELLRLIDRGYIINHGSVLAEGTPKDLLKNNKVREVYIGYEIEL